Proteins encoded in a region of the Clostridium butyricum genome:
- the trmB gene encoding tRNA (guanosine(46)-N7)-methyltransferase TrmB: MRMRKKPWARPELESCEFFIINPKENKGKWIETFKNKENPIYLELGCGKGTFMAVHGSENPNVNYIAIDIKDEVLGLAKRNIEKAFEERNREVDNVKLMAQEIGLINEMLGDGDSIDRIYINFCNPWPKEKHKKRRLTHTRQLNQYRNFLGDNGEIYFKTDDDELFEESLEYFKESKFTIKYITYDLHNSDFEGNVETEHERMFTEQGIKTKFLIAVKGN, encoded by the coding sequence ATGAGAATGAGAAAAAAACCTTGGGCGAGACCTGAGCTTGAAAGTTGTGAATTTTTTATTATAAATCCAAAAGAAAACAAAGGAAAATGGATAGAAACTTTTAAAAATAAAGAGAATCCTATTTATTTAGAGCTTGGTTGTGGAAAAGGCACGTTTATGGCTGTTCATGGAAGTGAGAATCCCAATGTAAATTATATTGCAATAGATATAAAAGATGAAGTTTTAGGTTTAGCTAAAAGAAACATTGAAAAGGCTTTTGAAGAAAGAAATAGAGAAGTTGACAATGTGAAACTTATGGCACAGGAAATAGGACTTATAAATGAGATGCTTGGTGATGGCGATTCAATTGATAGAATATATATTAATTTTTGCAATCCATGGCCAAAAGAAAAACATAAAAAGAGAAGGCTTACTCATACAAGACAATTAAATCAATATAGAAACTTTTTAGGGGATAATGGGGAGATTTATTTTAAAACCGATGATGATGAATTATTCGAAGAATCTCTTGAATATTTTAAAGAAAGTAAGTTTACAATTAAATATATAACATATGATCTTCACAATAGTGATTTTGAAGGAAATGTTGAAACAGAACATGAAAGAATGTTCACAGAACAGGGAATTAAAACGAAGTTTTTAATTGCAGTTAAAGGAAATTAG
- the prmA gene encoding 50S ribosomal protein L11 methyltransferase, whose amino-acid sequence MEGIWIEVSVITKSEALEPISGIFYGLGCPNVAIEDPQDLLSRDQGPLTWDFADINILEHKGNAAVVKAYFSQDDKVDEIIDTVKKGLEELKKMDIEIGEGSVSYKEMHEEDWANNWKQYYKPVKITDKIVIKPIWEQYEESEKDLVIELDPGMAFGTGTHETTRMCIQALDKYVEPDTTVFDVGCGSGILAIAGAKLGAKHVVGVDLDPVAVDSAKENVGFNNLDNIEILEGNLLDVVEGKADIVVANIIAEIICILTADVKKALNEGGLFITSGIIHDRVEMVTDKLKECGFEVMEINKDGEWNCIVAKSIG is encoded by the coding sequence ATGGAAGGTATTTGGATAGAAGTTAGTGTAATTACAAAAAGCGAGGCGTTAGAACCAATTTCGGGAATATTTTATGGATTAGGATGTCCTAATGTTGCAATTGAAGATCCACAAGATTTATTATCTAGGGATCAAGGACCTTTAACTTGGGATTTTGCAGATATAAATATATTAGAACATAAGGGAAATGCAGCAGTTGTTAAAGCTTATTTCTCTCAAGATGATAAAGTTGATGAAATTATTGATACAGTTAAAAAAGGTCTTGAAGAATTAAAGAAAATGGATATTGAAATTGGTGAAGGTAGTGTAAGCTACAAAGAAATGCATGAAGAAGACTGGGCAAATAACTGGAAGCAGTACTACAAACCTGTTAAGATAACTGACAAAATTGTAATAAAACCAATATGGGAACAATATGAAGAATCAGAAAAAGATTTAGTTATAGAACTAGATCCAGGAATGGCATTTGGAACAGGAACTCATGAAACAACAAGAATGTGTATTCAAGCTTTAGATAAATATGTTGAACCTGATACAACTGTATTTGATGTTGGGTGCGGATCAGGAATACTTGCAATTGCAGGTGCAAAGCTTGGAGCAAAACATGTTGTAGGAGTTGACTTAGATCCAGTTGCAGTTGATTCAGCTAAGGAAAATGTAGGATTTAATAATCTTGATAATATTGAAATATTAGAAGGAAATCTTTTAGATGTAGTTGAAGGTAAAGCTGATATAGTAGTTGCCAATATAATCGCTGAAATAATATGTATATTAACAGCTGATGTTAAAAAAGCCCTTAATGAAGGGGGATTATTTATAACTTCAGGAATAATTCATGATAGAGTTGAAATGGTTACAGACAAATTAAAAGAATGTGGTTTTGAAGTTATGGAAATTAACAAGGATGGAGAATGGAACTGCATAGTTGCTAAATCTATCGGATAG
- a CDS encoding RsmE family RNA methyltransferase, translating to MHKFFTEPHNINENVGIIVGEDVKHIYKVLRLSEGEEIILNNCEGIEYLGKINSINKSEVIVDIIQKLDTNNESDIKIYLFQGLPKGQKMDLIVQKGTELGINEFIPTITDRVDVKLKGEFKKLDRLNRIALEASKQSKRSIIPKVKEVINFEEAMLNLENMDLVIVPYENAENFGVKTLMKKLREEKEDLSYIHNVGIVIGPEGGFEEDEIKELSNRGAYIVTLGRRILRTETAGFTATALIQYELSDLGGN from the coding sequence ATGCATAAATTTTTTACAGAACCTCATAATATTAATGAAAATGTAGGAATAATTGTTGGTGAAGATGTGAAACACATTTACAAAGTTTTAAGACTTAGTGAAGGTGAAGAAATTATTCTTAATAATTGTGAAGGTATAGAGTATTTAGGAAAGATAAATTCCATAAATAAGAGTGAAGTTATAGTAGATATAATTCAGAAGCTTGATACAAATAATGAGAGTGATATAAAGATTTATCTTTTTCAAGGGCTTCCAAAGGGGCAAAAGATGGATCTTATAGTTCAAAAGGGAACTGAATTAGGGATTAATGAATTTATACCAACAATTACTGATAGAGTTGATGTTAAACTTAAAGGAGAATTTAAAAAGCTAGATAGGTTAAATAGAATTGCCTTAGAAGCAAGCAAACAATCAAAACGAAGCATAATTCCTAAAGTTAAAGAAGTAATAAATTTTGAAGAAGCTATGTTAAACTTGGAGAATATGGATCTTGTTATCGTTCCGTATGAAAATGCAGAAAACTTTGGAGTTAAAACTCTTATGAAAAAATTAAGAGAAGAAAAAGAAGATTTGAGTTATATACATAATGTAGGTATAGTAATTGGTCCAGAAGGCGGATTTGAGGAAGATGAAATTAAAGAGTTAAGCAATCGTGGTGCATATATTGTAACTCTTGGAAGAAGAATTTTACGTACAGAAACAGCAGGATTTACTGCTACTGCATTAATTCAGTATGAATTAAGTGATTTAGGAGGAAACTAG